Proteins encoded together in one Lathyrus oleraceus cultivar Zhongwan6 chromosome 5, CAAS_Psat_ZW6_1.0, whole genome shotgun sequence window:
- the LOC127080238 gene encoding polyadenylate-binding protein 8 — MQNIAGGMMSYDMGGLPLRDVPPMPIHALATALANAPPEQQRTMLGEALYPLLDLLEHESAAKVTGMLLEMDQPEVLHLIESLDALKAKVVEAMDVLRNVSQQGNSSADQLASLSLNDNLVS, encoded by the exons ATGCAAAACATAGCTGGAGGAATGATGTCCTATGACATGGGAGGTCTTCCACTCCGTGATGTACCACCTATGCCAATTCATGCTTTGGCTACGGCTCTGGCGAATGCTCCCCCCGAACAGCAAAGGACGATGCTTGGAGAGGCTTTGTATCCTCTGTTAGAC CTGTTGGAACATGAGTCAGCAGCTAAGGTTACCGGCATGCTTTTGGAGATGGACCAGCCTGAAGTATTGCATTTGATAGAATCACTTGATGCTCTCAAGGCTAAAGTTGTTGAAGCCATGGATGTCCTGAGAAATGTTTCTCAACAAGGCAATAGTTCAGCGGATCAACTAGCTTCACTTTCCCTCAACGACAATCTTGTATCTTAG